The Solea senegalensis isolate Sse05_10M linkage group LG9, IFAPA_SoseM_1, whole genome shotgun sequence genome has a segment encoding these proteins:
- the LOC122774249 gene encoding dynein regulatory complex protein 9-like: MSLSKIQSLRLAAVLEDCSDQLDILGHTLRVPAGREQGTAAVQERARLTKLRRDCQYTQQVVYKLHVELEQRQSFTSLLLQEELEETRRRGREEEQRKKEETIQREEERELEQRKQHLQRQQEELQESTKKLKVLEDLYRQQSLEADYTKIMEKYTELQLQQTQKDMNRAEEHLEEQLRLLQKQLDEEARVHKESEKFLQNQHEHLQQELLQSQQRTKLMLQEKEEQLNSVRRRRTVNMDKLSEMRRKFAEMEQVVMEDREEQEKLNQKQAEAGAATMLQAWWRGCMVRKGLGSFEKAEKTKKGKKSKEGKKKKKKKK; the protein is encoded by the exons ATGTCTTTGTCTAAGATTCAGAGCCTCAGACTGGCAGCTGTACTGGAGGACTGTTCAGACCAGCTGGACATACTGGGACACACTCTAAGAGTCCCAGCCGGCAGAGAACAAGGCACCGCAGCAGTTCAG gagaGAGCCCGACTGACCAAGCTGAGGAGAGACTG tcaGTACACGCAGCAGGTGGTTTACAAGCTGCACGTGGAGCTTGAGCAGAGGCAGAGTTTCACCTcgttgctgctgcaggaggagctggaggagacgaggaggagaggaagagaggaggagcagaggaagaaagaagaaacgATACAAAG ggaggaagagagggagctGGAGCAGCGAAAACAACACCTACAGAGACAACAAGAAGAGCTCCAAGAGAGCACCAAGAAATTGAAG GTCTTGGAGGACTTGTACCGACAGCAGTCATTAGAGGCAGATTACACAAAGATCATGGAGAAATACACTGAGCTGCAGCTCCAACAGACACAGAAGGACATGAACCGGGCTGAGGAGCATCTAGAGGAGCAGCTGAGG ctgctgcagaaacagctGGACGAGGAGGCCAGAGTTCACAAGGAGTCAGAGAAATTCCTGCAGAATCAGCACGAG CACTtgcagcaggagctgctgcagtcGCAGCAGCGCACAAAGCTGATGCTGCAAGAGAAGGAGGAGCAGCTGAACAGTGTGCGCCGCAGAAGAACAGTGAATATGGACAAACTGtcagagatgaggaggaag TTTGCAGAGATGGAGCAGGTGGTGATGGAGGACAGGGAGGAGCAGGAAAAACTGAACCAAAAGCAGGCGGAGGCTGGAGCTGCTACCATG CTGCAGGCCTGGTGGAGAGGCTGCATGGTCCGTAAAGGCCTTGGGAGTTTTGAAAAAgcagagaagacaaagaaaggCAAGAAGAgcaaggaaggaaagaagaagaagaagaagaagaaataa